A single genomic interval of Hevea brasiliensis isolate MT/VB/25A 57/8 chromosome 4, ASM3005281v1, whole genome shotgun sequence harbors:
- the LOC110657325 gene encoding cytoplasmic 60S subunit biogenesis factor REI1 homolog 1: MPGLTCNACNKEFHDDAEQKLHYKSDWHRYNLKRKVAGVPGVTEALFLARQSALAQEKDKSKETPMLYSCVLCGKGYRSAKAHAQHLKSRSHIMRASQGTNQDEDKAVIKSLPHRVMSNHPSQREVDDEVSEDDDEWEEVDPEEELVAEATKSLTDLNVNEASDEDMDEDENDHLLDPSCCFMCDQEHDDLESCMVHMHKRHGFFIPDVEYLKDPKGLLTYLGLKVKRDFMCLYCNDRCHPFNSLEAVRKHMVAKSHCKVHYGDGDDDEEVELEEFYDYSSSYVDEDGKQLTTSGDMANTVELGSGGSELIITTSSDNKISSKTLGSREFLRYYRQEPHPSPANSGAITAALASRYRSMGLATLQSKEQMVRMKVMKEMNRSGVETMRTKIGLKNNVIRNLPKNVPY, translated from the exons atgcCAGGGTTAACTTGCAACGCTTGTAATAAAGAATTCCATGACGATGCCGAACAAAAGCTCCATTACAAGTCCGATTGGCATCGCTACAATCTCAAACGCAAG GTAGCTGGTGTTCCAGGAGTGACTGAAGCATTGTTTCTAGCTAGACAGTCTGCACTTGCTCAAGAGAAGGATAAATCAAAAGAGACCCCCATGCTATATAGTTGTGTTCTCTGTGGTAAGGGATATCGAAGTGCCAAAGCTCATGCTCAGCATCTTAAATCACGGAGCCACATCATGCGTGCTTCTCAAGGAACAAATCAAGATGAGGATAAGGCAGTGATTAAATCACTTCCCCATCGTGTCATGAGTAACCATCCCTCACAAAGGGAAGTAGACGATGAAGTAAGTGAAGATGATGATGAATGGGAAGAGGTTGATCCGGAGGAAGAGTTGGTTGCTGAGGCGACAAAGTCATTAACTGATTTGAATGTAAATGAGGCCTCTGATGAAGATATGGATGAGGATGAAAATGATCACTTGTTAGATCCATCTTGTTGTTTTATGTGTGATCAAGAGCATGATGACTTAGAAAGTTGCATGGTTCACATGCACAAGCGGCATGGCTTTTTTATTCCTGATGTTGAGTATTTGAAGGATCCTAAGGGCCTTCTTACTTATCTGGGTCTCAAG GTGAAGAGGGATTTCATGTGTTTGTACTGCAATGATAGATGCCATCCTTTTAACAGCTTAGAAGCAGTTAGGAAACATATGGTAGCTAAAAGTCATTGTAAAGTACATTATGGTGatggtgatgatgatgaagaagtgGAGTTAGAAGAATTCTATGATTATAGCAGCAG TTATGTGGACGAGGATGGGAAACAGCTGACTACCTCGGGTGATATGGCCAACACTGTGGAACTTGGGAGTGGTGGTTCAGAGCTCATCATAACCACAAGTTCTGATAATAAAATATCATCAAAAACCCTTGGCTCTCGGGAATTTTTGCGCTATTATCGCCAGGAACCACATCCTTCACCTGCCAATAGCGGGGCCATTACAGCTGCACTGGCCTCTAG GTACAGAAGCATGGGATTGGCCACTTTGCAGTCAAAAGAGCAGATGGTGAGGATGAAAGTGATGAAGGAAATGAATCGATCAGGTGTGGAGACCATGCGTACCAAAATTGGGTTGAAGAATAATGTTATTAGAAACCTTCCCAAGAATGTTCCATATTAG
- the LOC110657326 gene encoding protein KAKU4 isoform X4, giving the protein MASISRTQRAAELRSGGKIVRARRTVAPRTPYERPPRFLPNSPPQNPNWLSRLILSPTRMIANGAGKVLSSVFGPVSSSSSSSSSSSSGGDFTSEDDADDANDDNVIASQDATRLEKTFEKINASRKDPQVLEWKSETKRAIEQIIMRETFSREECDRLIHIIKSRVVDSPITGGLAGRLNEIPDSTGFRAISVAKKWIEEKKLVSNSKSELECGTCTLNTAMLPQVTEDEVGSPADIAKSYMQARPPWASPSLSNIQLQSPSPMGIQLFKEEKPNLFGGSSMPSSKLFRNSSATGSWNILEEVRKVRSKATEEMLRTRPSSIIDWPTLASDDKRSPYSLVPDKAEPVSQIAQQGLQNEASPPDVATSICKQSQYLGATQIIEGVEEGSHGQRLEPSEYMKISRPCGDAHVDEPNDADGVCEPLNHTVAGDTRDSTLHEINCSTMAEVAERNVAVTANGFPPSGSSLAASLQGEEKSKPSDEQHHLVDSAHDNLTRGAPVGETCEHLSESYMEVAIVNENGTEPAGSQNSSSLHHEELSQDLPPPNLKRNAVKSNDVAVIEKRTRKRIYRSRV; this is encoded by the exons ATGGCCTCCATTTCCAGAACTCAACGCGCCGCCGAGCTCCGATCCGGCGGCAAAATAGTCCGAGCTAGGCGAACCGTTGCTCCCAGGACTCCCTACGAGCGGCCTCCTCGATTCCTGCCCAATTCgcctcctcaaaaccctaattggcTCTCAAGACTCATTTTGTCTCCTACTCGTATGATTGCTAACGGTGCCGGTAAAGTTCTTTCCTCTGTCTTCGGTCCcgtctcctcctcctcctcctcctcctcctcttcgTCTTCTGGTGGCGATTTCACTTCAG AGGATGATGCAGATGATGCCAATGATGACAATGTTATCGCTTCTCAGGATGCTACCAGACTGGAAAAG ACATTTGAAAAGATAAATGCCTCAAGGAAAGATCCCCAGGTTTTAGAGTGGAAGAGTGAAACAAAGCGTGCAATTGAACAGATTATCATGCGGGAAACTTTCTCGAG GGAAGAATGCGATAGATTAATACATATTATCAAATCAAGAGTTGTGGATTCTCCCATCACTGGAGGCCTAGCTGGGAGACTAAATGAGATACCTGACTCGACAGGTTTCAGGG CCATTTCAGTGGCTAAAAAATGGATAGAGGAGAAGAAATTGGTGTCAAATTCAAAGTCAGAATTGGAGTGTGGAACCTGTACTCTGAATACTGCTATGTTGCCACAA GTTACAGAAGATGAAGTGGGTTCACCTGCGGACATAGCCAAATCTTACATGCAAGCACGCCCCCCGTGGGCATCTCCATCCCTGAGCAACATTCAGTTACAATCTCCATCACCAATGGGGATACAGCTTTTTAAGGAAGAAAAACCAAATTTATTTGGTGGCAGTTCTATGCCTTCATCCAAG CTGTTTAGGAATTCCTCCGCCACTGGTTCTTGGAATATACTGGAGGAAGTACGAAAAGTGAGATCTAAGGCAACTGAAGAGATGTTGAGGACTCGACCATCGTCAATAATTGATTGGCCTACATTAGCTTCAGATGACAAAAGGAGCCCTTATTCATTGGTACCTGATAAAGCAGAACCTG TTTCACAGATAGCACAACAAGGATTGCAGAATGAAGCTTCTCCACCAGATGTAGCTACCTCAATTTGCAAACAAAGTCAG TATCTGGGAGCAACACAGAtcattgaaggagttgaag AAGGGAGCCATGGACAAAGACTCGAACCTTCAGAATATATGAAGATTTCACGACCATG TGGTGATGCTCATGTTGATGAGCCCAACGATGCTGATGGGGTTTGCGAACCTTTGAACCATACAGTTGCGGGAGATACTCGAG ATTCAACATTACATGAAATAAATTGTTCAACCATGGCAGAAGTTGCTGAAAGGAATGTTGCAGTTACTGCAAATGGTTTCCCTCCTTCAGGATCTAG TTTGGCTGCAAGTCTGCAAGGAGAAGAGAAGTCTAAGCCATCTGATGAGCAGCACCATTTGGTTGATTCTGCCCATGACAACTTAACAAGAGGTGCTCCTGTTGGTGAGACTTGTGAGCATTTGAGTGAATCTTACATGGAGGTGGCAATTGTGAATGAAAATGGCACGGAACCTGCAGGTTCCCAAAATAGTTCTAGCTTGCACCATGAAGAGTTATCGCAGGATTTGCCCCCACCAAATTTGAAGCGTAATGCCGTCAAGAGCAATGATGTTGCGGTCATTGAGAAGCGTACAAGGAAACGGATATATAGATCACGGGTTTAA
- the LOC110657328 gene encoding COP9 signalosome complex subunit 5b, producing the protein MDPYPSSSSLIAQKTWELENNIITVDTPPASTNSAADASSDSIFYYDETAQAKFQQDRPWVNDPHYFRRVKISALALLKMVVHARSGGTIEVMGLMQGKTDGDAIIVMDAFALPVEGTETRVNAQADAYEYMVDYSQTNKQAGRLENVVGWYHSHPGYGCWLSGIDVSTQMLNQQFQEPFLAVVIDPTRTVSAGKVEIGAFRTYPEGYKPPDDPVSEYQTIPLNKIEDFGVHCKQYYALDITYFKSSLDCHLLDLLWNKYWVNTLSSSPLLGNADYVAGQISDLAEKLEQAENQLAHSRFGPLVAPPQRKKEEESQLAKITRDSAKITVEQVHGLMSQVIKDILFNSIRQSSRPRTEGSGPEPMVES; encoded by the exons ATGGATCCGTACCCTTCGTCCTCGTCTCTAATAGCCCAGAAAACCTGGGAACTTGAGAACAATATAATCACAGTGGATACTCCTCCTGCCTCCACCAATTCGGCGGCGGACGCCTCGTCGGACTCCATTTTCTACTACGATGAGACGGCGCAAGCTAAGTTCCAGCAGGACAGGCCATGGGTTAACGATCCCCACTACTTCAGGCGCGTCAAGATCTCTGCTCTCGCGCTTCTCAAGATGGTGGTGCACGCTCGATCCGGTGGTACCATCGAGGTCATGGGCCTCATGCAAGGAAAGACTGATGGTGACGCCATCATTGTAATGGACGCGTTTGCTTTGCCTGTTGAAGGAACCGAGACTAGGGTTAATGCCCAGGCCGATGCCTATGAGTATATGGTCGATTACTCCCAAACCAACAAGCAG GCGGGGCGGTTGGAGAATGTTGTAGGGTGGTATCATTCTCATCCTGGGTATGGATGCTGGCTCTCGGGTATTGATGTTTCAACTCAAATGCTCAATCAGCAGTTTCAAGAACCCTTTTTGGCGGTTGTTATTGATCCAACAAGAACTGTATCAGCTGGTAAAGTTGAGATTGGGGCATTCAGGACATACCCAGAAGGATATAAGCCTCCAGATGATCCTGTCTCTGAATATCAGACCATTCCTCTTAATAAGATTGAAGACTTTGGAGTGCATTGCAAGCAG TATTATGCTTTGGATATCACCTATTTCAAGTCCTCTCTTGATTGCCATCTTTTGGACCTTTTGTGGAACAAATATTGGGTGAATACACTGTCATCTTCACCTCTCTTGGGTAATGCAGACTATGTTGCTGGACAAATTTcagatttag CTGAAAAGCTGGAGCAAGCTGAGAATCAATTAGCTCACTCCCGTTTTGGACCTCTAGTAGCACCACCTCAAAGAAAGAAAGAG GAAGAATCTCAACTTGCTAAAATTACTCGTGATAGTGCCAAAATAACTGTGGAACAGGTCCATGGTCTAATGTCACAG GTTATTaaggatattcttttcaactccaTACGTCAATCTAGTAGGCCGCGCACAGAGGGCTCTGGACCTGAGCCAATGGTGGAAAGCTAA
- the LOC110657326 gene encoding protein KAKU4 isoform X1: MASISRTQRAAELRSGGKIVRARRTVAPRTPYERPPRFLPNSPPQNPNWLSRLILSPTRMIANGAGKVLSSVFGPVSSSSSSSSSSSSGGDFTSEDDADDANDDNVIASQDATRLEKNQTFEKINASRKDPQVLEWKSETKRAIEQIIMRETFSREECDRLIHIIKSRVVDSPITGGLAGRLNEIPDSTGFRDVDMPDICCAAISVAKKWIEEKKLVSNSKSELECGTCTLNTAMLPQVTEDEVGSPADIAKSYMQARPPWASPSLSNIQLQSPSPMGIQLFKEEKPNLFGGSSMPSSKLFRNSSATGSWNILEEVRKVRSKATEEMLRTRPSSIIDWPTLASDDKRSPYSLVPDKAEPVSQIAQQGLQNEASPPDVATSICKQSQYLGATQIIEGVEEGSHGQRLEPSEYMKISRPCGDAHVDEPNDADGVCEPLNHTVAGDTRDSTLHEINCSTMAEVAERNVAVTANGFPPSGSSLAASLQGEEKSKPSDEQHHLVDSAHDNLTRGAPVGETCEHLSESYMEVAIVNENGTEPAGSQNSSSLHHEELSQDLPPPNLKRNAVKSNDVAVIEKRTRKRIYRSRV, from the exons ATGGCCTCCATTTCCAGAACTCAACGCGCCGCCGAGCTCCGATCCGGCGGCAAAATAGTCCGAGCTAGGCGAACCGTTGCTCCCAGGACTCCCTACGAGCGGCCTCCTCGATTCCTGCCCAATTCgcctcctcaaaaccctaattggcTCTCAAGACTCATTTTGTCTCCTACTCGTATGATTGCTAACGGTGCCGGTAAAGTTCTTTCCTCTGTCTTCGGTCCcgtctcctcctcctcctcctcctcctcctcttcgTCTTCTGGTGGCGATTTCACTTCAG AGGATGATGCAGATGATGCCAATGATGACAATGTTATCGCTTCTCAGGATGCTACCAGACTGGAAAAG AATCAGACATTTGAAAAGATAAATGCCTCAAGGAAAGATCCCCAGGTTTTAGAGTGGAAGAGTGAAACAAAGCGTGCAATTGAACAGATTATCATGCGGGAAACTTTCTCGAG GGAAGAATGCGATAGATTAATACATATTATCAAATCAAGAGTTGTGGATTCTCCCATCACTGGAGGCCTAGCTGGGAGACTAAATGAGATACCTGACTCGACAGGTTTCAGGG ATGTTGATATGCCTGATATCTGCTGTGCAGCCATTTCAGTGGCTAAAAAATGGATAGAGGAGAAGAAATTGGTGTCAAATTCAAAGTCAGAATTGGAGTGTGGAACCTGTACTCTGAATACTGCTATGTTGCCACAA GTTACAGAAGATGAAGTGGGTTCACCTGCGGACATAGCCAAATCTTACATGCAAGCACGCCCCCCGTGGGCATCTCCATCCCTGAGCAACATTCAGTTACAATCTCCATCACCAATGGGGATACAGCTTTTTAAGGAAGAAAAACCAAATTTATTTGGTGGCAGTTCTATGCCTTCATCCAAG CTGTTTAGGAATTCCTCCGCCACTGGTTCTTGGAATATACTGGAGGAAGTACGAAAAGTGAGATCTAAGGCAACTGAAGAGATGTTGAGGACTCGACCATCGTCAATAATTGATTGGCCTACATTAGCTTCAGATGACAAAAGGAGCCCTTATTCATTGGTACCTGATAAAGCAGAACCTG TTTCACAGATAGCACAACAAGGATTGCAGAATGAAGCTTCTCCACCAGATGTAGCTACCTCAATTTGCAAACAAAGTCAG TATCTGGGAGCAACACAGAtcattgaaggagttgaag AAGGGAGCCATGGACAAAGACTCGAACCTTCAGAATATATGAAGATTTCACGACCATG TGGTGATGCTCATGTTGATGAGCCCAACGATGCTGATGGGGTTTGCGAACCTTTGAACCATACAGTTGCGGGAGATACTCGAG ATTCAACATTACATGAAATAAATTGTTCAACCATGGCAGAAGTTGCTGAAAGGAATGTTGCAGTTACTGCAAATGGTTTCCCTCCTTCAGGATCTAG TTTGGCTGCAAGTCTGCAAGGAGAAGAGAAGTCTAAGCCATCTGATGAGCAGCACCATTTGGTTGATTCTGCCCATGACAACTTAACAAGAGGTGCTCCTGTTGGTGAGACTTGTGAGCATTTGAGTGAATCTTACATGGAGGTGGCAATTGTGAATGAAAATGGCACGGAACCTGCAGGTTCCCAAAATAGTTCTAGCTTGCACCATGAAGAGTTATCGCAGGATTTGCCCCCACCAAATTTGAAGCGTAATGCCGTCAAGAGCAATGATGTTGCGGTCATTGAGAAGCGTACAAGGAAACGGATATATAGATCACGGGTTTAA
- the LOC110657324 gene encoding uncharacterized protein LOC110657324, with protein sequence MALEPYYQRGTQVGSFNMEDIQLNTNWEEVICPICLDFPHNSVLLQCSSYDKGCRPFVCDTDHLHSNCLDRFKSACGMPFPSTSDESPTTNTQRMVVESSFRLACPLCRGEVTGWVVVDKARVHLDEKKRCCEEEQCTFTGTYLELCKHAQLEHPHARPSKIDPARQLDWENFQQSSEIIDVLSTIHSEVPRGVVLGDYVIEYGGDETGDEFEDFPGDEGNWWTSCILYQVFDNFRSSRNRRRSRVADTRRGSRRLSYDNSNSDEGSVTSVEFAEYRLDETDDEFASASGPSRGSSGHRSSRRRRSRFHDN encoded by the exons ATGGCATTGGAACCTTATTATCAAAGAGGTACGCAGGTTGGTAGTTTCAACATGGAAGATATTCAGTTAAATACGAATTGGGAAGAAGTGATTTGTCCTATATGCTTGGATTTCCCTCACAACAGTGTACTCCTTCAATGCTCTTCTTATGATAAAGGCTGCCGGCCTTTTGTTTGTGATACAGACCATTTGCACTCAAACTGTTTGGACCGTTTCAAAAGTGCATGTGGTATGCCATTTCCTTCAACATCTGATGAATCTCCTACAACAAACACACAGCGTATGGTAGTGGAGAGCAGTTTTAGACTAGCTTGTCCCCTTTGTAGAGGTGAAGTTACTGGCTGGGTGGTGGTTGATAAGGCTCGTGTACACTTAGATGAGAAAAAGCGTTGTTGCGAGGAAGAACAATGTACTTTCACAGGGACCTATTTGGAACTATGTAAACATGCTCAACTAGAACACCCTCATGCCCGTCCTTCAAAAATTGATCCTGCTCGACAACTTGATTGGGAGAATTTCCAGCAGTCCTCTGAGATAATAGATGTTTTGAGCACTATACATTCAGAAGTCCCACGTGGGGTTGTTTTGGGAGACTATGTGATTGAGTATGGGGGCGATGAGACTGGAGATGAATTTGAGGACTTTCCTGGGGATGAAGGCAATTGGTGGACTTCTTGCATCTTGTATCAGGTATTTGATAACTTTAGAAGTTCAAGAAATAGAAGAAGGTCAAGAGTAGCTGATACAAGGAGAGGAAGTCGCCGCTTGAGTTATGATAATTCGAATTCTGATGAGGGTTCTGTGACATCTGTGGAATTTGCTGAGTATAGACTAGATGAGACTGATGATGAGTTTGCTAGTGCAAGTGGCCCCTCTAGGGGTAGCTCTGGTCATCGCAG TTCCCGAAGGCGTCGTTCCCGTTTTCATGACAATTAG
- the LOC110657326 gene encoding protein KAKU4 isoform X3, whose product MASISRTQRAAELRSGGKIVRARRTVAPRTPYERPPRFLPNSPPQNPNWLSRLILSPTRMIANGAGKVLSSVFGPVSSSSSSSSSSSSGGDFTSEDDADDANDDNVIASQDATRLEKNQTFEKINASRKDPQVLEWKSETKRAIEQIIMRETFSREECDRLIHIIKSRVVDSPITGGLAGRLNEIPDSTGFRAISVAKKWIEEKKLVSNSKSELECGTCTLNTAMLPQVTEDEVGSPADIAKSYMQARPPWASPSLSNIQLQSPSPMGIQLFKEEKPNLFGGSSMPSSKLFRNSSATGSWNILEEVRKVRSKATEEMLRTRPSSIIDWPTLASDDKRSPYSLVPDKAEPVSQIAQQGLQNEASPPDVATSICKQSQYLGATQIIEGVEEGSHGQRLEPSEYMKISRPCGDAHVDEPNDADGVCEPLNHTVAGDTRDSTLHEINCSTMAEVAERNVAVTANGFPPSGSSLAASLQGEEKSKPSDEQHHLVDSAHDNLTRGAPVGETCEHLSESYMEVAIVNENGTEPAGSQNSSSLHHEELSQDLPPPNLKRNAVKSNDVAVIEKRTRKRIYRSRV is encoded by the exons ATGGCCTCCATTTCCAGAACTCAACGCGCCGCCGAGCTCCGATCCGGCGGCAAAATAGTCCGAGCTAGGCGAACCGTTGCTCCCAGGACTCCCTACGAGCGGCCTCCTCGATTCCTGCCCAATTCgcctcctcaaaaccctaattggcTCTCAAGACTCATTTTGTCTCCTACTCGTATGATTGCTAACGGTGCCGGTAAAGTTCTTTCCTCTGTCTTCGGTCCcgtctcctcctcctcctcctcctcctcctcttcgTCTTCTGGTGGCGATTTCACTTCAG AGGATGATGCAGATGATGCCAATGATGACAATGTTATCGCTTCTCAGGATGCTACCAGACTGGAAAAG AATCAGACATTTGAAAAGATAAATGCCTCAAGGAAAGATCCCCAGGTTTTAGAGTGGAAGAGTGAAACAAAGCGTGCAATTGAACAGATTATCATGCGGGAAACTTTCTCGAG GGAAGAATGCGATAGATTAATACATATTATCAAATCAAGAGTTGTGGATTCTCCCATCACTGGAGGCCTAGCTGGGAGACTAAATGAGATACCTGACTCGACAGGTTTCAGGG CCATTTCAGTGGCTAAAAAATGGATAGAGGAGAAGAAATTGGTGTCAAATTCAAAGTCAGAATTGGAGTGTGGAACCTGTACTCTGAATACTGCTATGTTGCCACAA GTTACAGAAGATGAAGTGGGTTCACCTGCGGACATAGCCAAATCTTACATGCAAGCACGCCCCCCGTGGGCATCTCCATCCCTGAGCAACATTCAGTTACAATCTCCATCACCAATGGGGATACAGCTTTTTAAGGAAGAAAAACCAAATTTATTTGGTGGCAGTTCTATGCCTTCATCCAAG CTGTTTAGGAATTCCTCCGCCACTGGTTCTTGGAATATACTGGAGGAAGTACGAAAAGTGAGATCTAAGGCAACTGAAGAGATGTTGAGGACTCGACCATCGTCAATAATTGATTGGCCTACATTAGCTTCAGATGACAAAAGGAGCCCTTATTCATTGGTACCTGATAAAGCAGAACCTG TTTCACAGATAGCACAACAAGGATTGCAGAATGAAGCTTCTCCACCAGATGTAGCTACCTCAATTTGCAAACAAAGTCAG TATCTGGGAGCAACACAGAtcattgaaggagttgaag AAGGGAGCCATGGACAAAGACTCGAACCTTCAGAATATATGAAGATTTCACGACCATG TGGTGATGCTCATGTTGATGAGCCCAACGATGCTGATGGGGTTTGCGAACCTTTGAACCATACAGTTGCGGGAGATACTCGAG ATTCAACATTACATGAAATAAATTGTTCAACCATGGCAGAAGTTGCTGAAAGGAATGTTGCAGTTACTGCAAATGGTTTCCCTCCTTCAGGATCTAG TTTGGCTGCAAGTCTGCAAGGAGAAGAGAAGTCTAAGCCATCTGATGAGCAGCACCATTTGGTTGATTCTGCCCATGACAACTTAACAAGAGGTGCTCCTGTTGGTGAGACTTGTGAGCATTTGAGTGAATCTTACATGGAGGTGGCAATTGTGAATGAAAATGGCACGGAACCTGCAGGTTCCCAAAATAGTTCTAGCTTGCACCATGAAGAGTTATCGCAGGATTTGCCCCCACCAAATTTGAAGCGTAATGCCGTCAAGAGCAATGATGTTGCGGTCATTGAGAAGCGTACAAGGAAACGGATATATAGATCACGGGTTTAA
- the LOC110657326 gene encoding protein KAKU4 isoform X2, whose amino-acid sequence MASISRTQRAAELRSGGKIVRARRTVAPRTPYERPPRFLPNSPPQNPNWLSRLILSPTRMIANGAGKVLSSVFGPVSSSSSSSSSSSSGGDFTSEDDADDANDDNVIASQDATRLEKTFEKINASRKDPQVLEWKSETKRAIEQIIMRETFSREECDRLIHIIKSRVVDSPITGGLAGRLNEIPDSTGFRDVDMPDICCAAISVAKKWIEEKKLVSNSKSELECGTCTLNTAMLPQVTEDEVGSPADIAKSYMQARPPWASPSLSNIQLQSPSPMGIQLFKEEKPNLFGGSSMPSSKLFRNSSATGSWNILEEVRKVRSKATEEMLRTRPSSIIDWPTLASDDKRSPYSLVPDKAEPVSQIAQQGLQNEASPPDVATSICKQSQYLGATQIIEGVEEGSHGQRLEPSEYMKISRPCGDAHVDEPNDADGVCEPLNHTVAGDTRDSTLHEINCSTMAEVAERNVAVTANGFPPSGSSLAASLQGEEKSKPSDEQHHLVDSAHDNLTRGAPVGETCEHLSESYMEVAIVNENGTEPAGSQNSSSLHHEELSQDLPPPNLKRNAVKSNDVAVIEKRTRKRIYRSRV is encoded by the exons ATGGCCTCCATTTCCAGAACTCAACGCGCCGCCGAGCTCCGATCCGGCGGCAAAATAGTCCGAGCTAGGCGAACCGTTGCTCCCAGGACTCCCTACGAGCGGCCTCCTCGATTCCTGCCCAATTCgcctcctcaaaaccctaattggcTCTCAAGACTCATTTTGTCTCCTACTCGTATGATTGCTAACGGTGCCGGTAAAGTTCTTTCCTCTGTCTTCGGTCCcgtctcctcctcctcctcctcctcctcctcttcgTCTTCTGGTGGCGATTTCACTTCAG AGGATGATGCAGATGATGCCAATGATGACAATGTTATCGCTTCTCAGGATGCTACCAGACTGGAAAAG ACATTTGAAAAGATAAATGCCTCAAGGAAAGATCCCCAGGTTTTAGAGTGGAAGAGTGAAACAAAGCGTGCAATTGAACAGATTATCATGCGGGAAACTTTCTCGAG GGAAGAATGCGATAGATTAATACATATTATCAAATCAAGAGTTGTGGATTCTCCCATCACTGGAGGCCTAGCTGGGAGACTAAATGAGATACCTGACTCGACAGGTTTCAGGG ATGTTGATATGCCTGATATCTGCTGTGCAGCCATTTCAGTGGCTAAAAAATGGATAGAGGAGAAGAAATTGGTGTCAAATTCAAAGTCAGAATTGGAGTGTGGAACCTGTACTCTGAATACTGCTATGTTGCCACAA GTTACAGAAGATGAAGTGGGTTCACCTGCGGACATAGCCAAATCTTACATGCAAGCACGCCCCCCGTGGGCATCTCCATCCCTGAGCAACATTCAGTTACAATCTCCATCACCAATGGGGATACAGCTTTTTAAGGAAGAAAAACCAAATTTATTTGGTGGCAGTTCTATGCCTTCATCCAAG CTGTTTAGGAATTCCTCCGCCACTGGTTCTTGGAATATACTGGAGGAAGTACGAAAAGTGAGATCTAAGGCAACTGAAGAGATGTTGAGGACTCGACCATCGTCAATAATTGATTGGCCTACATTAGCTTCAGATGACAAAAGGAGCCCTTATTCATTGGTACCTGATAAAGCAGAACCTG TTTCACAGATAGCACAACAAGGATTGCAGAATGAAGCTTCTCCACCAGATGTAGCTACCTCAATTTGCAAACAAAGTCAG TATCTGGGAGCAACACAGAtcattgaaggagttgaag AAGGGAGCCATGGACAAAGACTCGAACCTTCAGAATATATGAAGATTTCACGACCATG TGGTGATGCTCATGTTGATGAGCCCAACGATGCTGATGGGGTTTGCGAACCTTTGAACCATACAGTTGCGGGAGATACTCGAG ATTCAACATTACATGAAATAAATTGTTCAACCATGGCAGAAGTTGCTGAAAGGAATGTTGCAGTTACTGCAAATGGTTTCCCTCCTTCAGGATCTAG TTTGGCTGCAAGTCTGCAAGGAGAAGAGAAGTCTAAGCCATCTGATGAGCAGCACCATTTGGTTGATTCTGCCCATGACAACTTAACAAGAGGTGCTCCTGTTGGTGAGACTTGTGAGCATTTGAGTGAATCTTACATGGAGGTGGCAATTGTGAATGAAAATGGCACGGAACCTGCAGGTTCCCAAAATAGTTCTAGCTTGCACCATGAAGAGTTATCGCAGGATTTGCCCCCACCAAATTTGAAGCGTAATGCCGTCAAGAGCAATGATGTTGCGGTCATTGAGAAGCGTACAAGGAAACGGATATATAGATCACGGGTTTAA